From Amycolatopsis sp. cg9, one genomic window encodes:
- a CDS encoding fumarate reductase/succinate dehydrogenase flavoprotein subunit, giving the protein MPDHLTGDPIADTKAPRVPLENRWDERKFAAKLVNPANRRKHRVIVVGTGLAGGSAGATLAEQGYHVVQFCFQDSPRRAHSVAAQGGINAAKNYRNDGDSVYRLFHDTVKGGDFRSRESNVYRLAQVSAQIIDQAVAQGVPFAREYGGLLDTRSFGGVQVQRTFYARGQTGQQLLIGAYQALSRQIDAGNVELHARTEMLDLVVVDGRARGIIARDLVTGEIETHLADAVVLATGGYGNVFYLSTNAKGSNATAIWRAHKRGAYFANPCFTQIHPTCIPRSGEHQSKLTLMSESLRNDGRIWVPKQQGDSRPPAEIPESERDYYLERLYPSFGNLVPRDIASRAAKNVCDAGFGVGPGGLGVYLDFADAIARLGRPAIEARYGNLFDMYQRITAEDPYTVPMRIYPAIHYTMGGLWVDYDLQSTIPGLFVIGEANFSDHGANRLGASALMQGLADGYFVLPATVNDYLGSTRLDDVRPEAAAPVEAEVRARIERLLAIKGTRSVDSFHRELGVLMWDHCGMSRTREGLRKALERVPELRAEFWRDVRIPGRGAELNQELEKANRVADFLELAELLLVDALAREESCGGHFREEHQTPDGEARRDDENFAYVAAWEYGEKPVLHREELVFDHVHPTQRSYT; this is encoded by the coding sequence ATGCCCGACCACCTGACCGGCGATCCGATCGCCGACACCAAGGCGCCCCGCGTTCCGCTCGAAAACCGCTGGGACGAGCGGAAGTTCGCGGCGAAGCTGGTCAACCCGGCGAACCGGCGCAAGCACCGCGTGATCGTGGTGGGCACCGGGCTGGCCGGTGGTTCGGCGGGCGCGACGCTCGCCGAGCAGGGCTACCACGTCGTGCAGTTCTGCTTCCAGGACTCGCCGCGGCGCGCGCACTCGGTCGCGGCGCAGGGCGGCATCAACGCCGCGAAGAACTACCGCAACGACGGCGACTCCGTGTACCGGCTGTTCCACGACACGGTGAAGGGCGGCGACTTCCGGTCCCGGGAGTCCAATGTGTACCGGCTCGCGCAGGTCTCCGCGCAGATCATCGACCAGGCCGTGGCCCAGGGCGTACCGTTCGCGCGCGAGTACGGCGGCCTGCTCGACACGCGCTCGTTCGGCGGGGTGCAGGTGCAGCGCACGTTCTACGCGCGCGGCCAGACCGGGCAGCAGCTGCTGATCGGCGCCTACCAGGCGCTGTCGCGGCAGATCGACGCCGGGAACGTCGAGCTGCACGCGCGGACCGAGATGCTCGACCTGGTCGTCGTCGACGGCCGGGCCCGCGGCATCATCGCGCGGGACCTCGTCACCGGGGAGATCGAAACGCACCTCGCGGACGCCGTCGTGCTCGCGACCGGCGGCTACGGCAACGTCTTCTACCTGTCCACCAACGCGAAGGGGTCCAACGCCACCGCGATCTGGCGGGCGCACAAGCGCGGCGCGTACTTCGCGAACCCGTGCTTCACCCAGATCCACCCGACGTGCATCCCGCGCTCGGGCGAGCACCAGTCGAAGCTGACGCTGATGAGCGAGTCGCTGCGCAACGACGGCCGCATCTGGGTGCCGAAGCAACAGGGCGACAGCCGGCCGCCGGCGGAGATCCCGGAAAGCGAACGCGACTACTACCTCGAGCGGCTGTACCCGAGCTTCGGCAACCTCGTGCCGCGGGACATCGCTTCGCGGGCGGCGAAGAACGTCTGCGACGCCGGGTTCGGCGTCGGCCCCGGCGGCCTCGGCGTCTACCTGGACTTCGCCGACGCGATCGCGCGCCTCGGCCGCCCGGCGATCGAAGCCCGCTACGGCAACCTCTTCGACATGTACCAGCGCATCACGGCGGAAGACCCGTACACCGTGCCGATGCGGATCTACCCGGCCATCCACTACACGATGGGCGGGCTCTGGGTGGACTACGACCTGCAGAGCACGATCCCCGGGCTGTTCGTGATCGGGGAGGCGAACTTCTCCGACCACGGCGCCAACCGGCTCGGCGCGTCGGCGCTCATGCAGGGCCTCGCCGACGGCTACTTCGTGCTGCCCGCCACGGTGAACGACTACCTCGGCTCGACCCGGCTCGACGACGTCCGCCCGGAGGCCGCCGCGCCGGTGGAAGCCGAGGTGCGCGCCCGGATCGAGCGGCTGCTGGCGATCAAGGGCACGCGGTCGGTCGACTCGTTCCACCGCGAGCTCGGCGTGCTGATGTGGGACCACTGCGGGATGTCCCGCACCCGCGAAGGCCTGCGCAAGGCACTGGAGCGGGTGCCGGAGCTGCGCGCCGAGTTCTGGCGGGACGTCCGGATCCCCGGCCGCGGCGCGGAACTCAACCAGGAGCTGGAGAAGGCGAACCGGGTGGCCGACTTCCTCGAGCTGGCCGAGCTCCTGCTCGTCGACGCGCTCGCCCGCGAAGAGTCCTGCGGCGGCCACTTCCGCGAAGAACACCAGACCCCGGACGGCGAAGCCCGGCGCGACGACGAGAACTTCGCCTACGTCGCCGCGTGGGAGTACGGCGAGAAACCCGTGCTGCACCGCGAGGAACTCGTCTTCGACCACGTCCACCCGACCCAGCGGAGCTACACGTGA
- a CDS encoding succinate dehydrogenase cytochrome b subunit — MVNDLATRRPVRDFWASTIGKKIVMAVSGALLLAFVFAHMVGNLKTFLGAGDLNHYAHWLRTIGEPVLRYEWFLWIQRAVLLAALVLHVTAAVQLARRDLRARPVRYVHRRPVRATFAVRTMRWGGATLALFVVWHILDFTVGAVNRDFVPGDPYHNLVADFQVWWVNLIYLVALAMLGLHIHHGFASAARTLGVASARRERAIKLLGSTTAVVVAGGYALVPVAIMTGLVH; from the coding sequence GTGGTGAACGACCTCGCAACCCGGCGGCCCGTCCGGGACTTCTGGGCCTCGACGATCGGCAAGAAGATCGTCATGGCGGTGAGCGGCGCGCTGCTGCTCGCGTTCGTGTTCGCGCACATGGTCGGCAACCTCAAGACCTTCCTCGGCGCCGGCGACCTCAACCACTACGCCCACTGGCTGCGCACGATCGGCGAGCCGGTGCTGCGCTACGAGTGGTTCCTCTGGATCCAGCGCGCGGTCCTGCTCGCCGCGCTGGTCCTGCACGTCACCGCGGCGGTGCAGCTGGCCCGGCGCGACCTGCGCGCGCGGCCGGTGCGCTACGTCCACCGGCGGCCGGTGCGGGCCACCTTCGCGGTGCGCACCATGCGGTGGGGCGGTGCCACGCTCGCGCTGTTCGTCGTCTGGCACATCCTCGACTTCACCGTGGGCGCGGTGAACCGGGACTTCGTGCCCGGCGATCCGTACCACAACCTCGTCGCGGACTTCCAGGTCTGGTGGGTGAACCTGATCTACCTGGTCGCGCTCGCGATGCTCGGCCTGCACATCCACCACGGCTTCGCCAGCGCCGCGCGGACGCTGGGCGTCGCCAGTGCCCGGCGGGAGCGGGCGATCAAGCTCCTCGGCAGCACGACGGCGGTCGTGGTCGCGGGCGGCTACGCCCTCGTCCCGGTCGCGATCATGACGGGACTGGTGCACTGA
- a CDS encoding succinate dehydrogenase/fumarate reductase iron-sulfur subunit codes for MKLTVRIWRQAGPAAEGRLVSYPVDGLSPDMSFLELLDVLNQELIAAGEEPVAFDHDCREGICGSCGVVINGQAHGPERTTSCQLHLRSFADGDVIDVEPWRAKGFPVIKDLVVDRSALDRIVQAGGYVSAPTGSAPDAHATPVPKPDADLAFDNATCIGCGACVAACPNGSATLFTAAKVTHLSLLPQGQPERAQRVLDMVDAMDAEGFGGCTNTGECVASCPKGIPFASISALNREFRKASRTGRR; via the coding sequence GTGAAACTCACCGTCCGCATCTGGCGGCAGGCCGGCCCGGCGGCCGAGGGCAGGCTGGTTTCCTACCCGGTCGACGGCCTCAGCCCGGACATGTCCTTCCTCGAGCTGCTCGACGTGCTCAACCAGGAACTGATCGCCGCCGGCGAAGAACCGGTCGCGTTCGACCACGACTGCCGCGAAGGCATCTGCGGCTCCTGCGGCGTCGTGATCAACGGGCAGGCCCACGGGCCCGAGCGCACGACGTCGTGCCAGCTGCACCTGCGTTCGTTCGCCGACGGCGACGTGATCGACGTGGAACCGTGGCGCGCCAAGGGCTTCCCGGTGATCAAGGACCTGGTCGTGGACCGCTCGGCGCTCGACCGGATCGTCCAGGCGGGCGGCTACGTCAGCGCCCCCACCGGCAGCGCGCCCGACGCCCACGCGACCCCGGTCCCCAAGCCGGACGCGGACCTGGCCTTCGACAACGCGACCTGCATCGGCTGCGGCGCCTGCGTGGCGGCCTGCCCCAACGGCTCGGCCACCCTCTTCACCGCGGCCAAGGTGACGCACCTTTCGCTGCTGCCGCAAGGACAGCCGGAACGCGCGCAGCGGGTCCTCGACATGGTCGACGCGATGGACGCGGAGGGCTTCGGCGGCTGCACCAACACGGGGGAGTGCGTGGCTTCGTGCCCGAAGGGGATCCCGTTCGCGAGCATCTCGGCCCTCAACCGCGAGTTCCGGAAGGCGAGCCGAACCGGGCGCCGGTGA
- a CDS encoding LysR family transcriptional regulator has product MQFQQLAYFVAVAEQRHFTRAAEQVRVAQPSLSQQIRALEHDLGAPLFHRIRGNVTLTEAGETLLPIARRILAETETAHRAIRELDELDRGRVRLGAPPSLCTGLLPAMLAAFRRRYPGIQLELHESGSGDLRERLSEGALDLALLASAPADPHLAATPLLLEELVVVSPPDAPIAHAGPRLGIRELAEVPLVMFRRGYDVREATVNACRTAGFEPSFAIEGGEMDAVLELVRAGLGAAVVPSTVAGDRFLMTRFAPEAGMTRVVQLAVRREVDPTRAVRALRDAIVGFVADRKRLPVGLVSLVDGH; this is encoded by the coding sequence GTGCAGTTCCAGCAGCTCGCCTACTTCGTGGCCGTCGCCGAACAGCGGCACTTCACCCGCGCCGCCGAACAGGTGCGCGTCGCCCAGCCCTCGCTGTCGCAGCAGATCCGCGCGCTCGAACACGACCTGGGCGCGCCGCTGTTCCACCGGATCCGCGGCAACGTCACGCTCACCGAAGCGGGCGAAACCCTGCTGCCGATCGCGCGCCGCATCCTCGCCGAGACCGAAACCGCCCACCGGGCCATCCGCGAACTGGACGAGCTCGACCGCGGCCGCGTCCGGCTGGGCGCGCCACCGAGCCTGTGCACGGGCCTGCTCCCCGCGATGCTGGCCGCGTTCCGCCGCCGCTACCCGGGCATCCAGCTGGAACTGCACGAAAGCGGCTCGGGTGACCTGCGCGAGCGCCTGTCCGAAGGCGCGCTGGACCTGGCCCTGCTGGCGAGCGCCCCGGCGGACCCGCACCTGGCCGCGACCCCGTTGCTGCTGGAGGAACTGGTGGTCGTGTCCCCGCCGGACGCCCCGATCGCCCACGCGGGCCCGCGCCTCGGCATCCGCGAACTGGCCGAGGTCCCGCTGGTGATGTTCCGCCGCGGCTACGACGTCCGCGAAGCGACGGTGAACGCCTGCCGCACCGCGGGTTTCGAACCGTCGTTCGCGATCGAGGGCGGCGAAATGGACGCGGTCCTGGAACTCGTCCGCGCGGGCCTGGGCGCGGCGGTGGTCCCGAGCACGGTGGCGGGCGACCGGTTCTTGATGACGCGGTTCGCCCCGGAGGCGGGGATGACGCGGGTGGTGCAGCTCGCGGTCCGCCGGGAGGTGGACCCGACCCGGGCGGTGCGCGCCCTGCGCGACGCGATCGTCGGCTTCGTCGCGGACCGGAAGCGCCTCCCGGTCGGCCTCGTGTCGCTTGTGGACGGACACTGA
- a CDS encoding helix-turn-helix transcriptional regulator encodes MPIGRQAPESRIWPSGGAHLWAPGAASQVHTHDRGHLVYAARGVLSVHSGRGTSVVPANRVAWIPAGFGHHHRAHGHTDMRIVFLPASLARLVPAHPAVFAASGLAREVLLALTGTREYDRAASARLRRVLVEELREAPEQPLQLPEPRDDRLRAVARVLYEDPADTTPLAELGRRSGASARTLSRLFRDELGMTFYEWRTQLRVHHALVLLADGHDTTRVAHACGWSNPSGFIAAFTAIVGTTPGRHRQLTRPV; translated from the coding sequence ATGCCCATTGGCCGCCAAGCTCCCGAGTCGCGGATCTGGCCGTCCGGCGGGGCGCACCTGTGGGCTCCGGGGGCGGCCAGCCAGGTGCACACCCACGACCGCGGGCACCTGGTGTACGCCGCTCGCGGGGTGCTGTCGGTGCACTCCGGGCGGGGGACGTCGGTGGTGCCCGCCAACCGGGTCGCGTGGATCCCCGCCGGGTTCGGCCACCACCACCGGGCGCACGGTCACACCGACATGCGGATCGTCTTCCTGCCGGCGTCCCTGGCCCGGCTCGTTCCCGCGCACCCGGCGGTGTTCGCCGCGTCCGGCCTCGCCCGCGAGGTCCTGCTCGCGCTGACCGGCACCCGCGAGTACGACCGCGCGGCGAGTGCCCGCCTGCGCCGGGTGCTCGTCGAGGAACTCCGGGAAGCGCCGGAACAGCCGTTGCAGCTGCCGGAACCCCGGGACGACCGGCTGCGGGCCGTCGCGCGGGTGCTGTACGAGGATCCGGCGGACACCACGCCGCTCGCCGAGCTGGGCCGGCGTAGCGGGGCGAGCGCCCGGACGCTGAGCCGGCTGTTCCGCGACGAGCTCGGCATGACGTTCTACGAGTGGCGCACCCAGCTGCGCGTGCACCACGCGCTCGTCCTGCTGGCGGACGGCCACGACACGACCCGGGTGGCCCACGCCTGCGGCTGGTCGAACCCGAGCGGCTTCATCGCGGCGTTCACGGCGATCGTCGGGACGACCCCGGGCCGCCACCGGCAGCTCACCAGACCAGTTTGA
- a CDS encoding endo-1,4-beta-xylanase: protein MKLSALRAALAATASVAAVGATLLTANTASAATTLGASAAQSGRYFGAAVAASKLSDSTYVSILDREFSMVTPENEMKMDATEPAQGQFSYTSADRIVTHALGAGMRMRGHTLAWHQQQPGWMQGMEGSALRQALLNHITQVAGHYSGKIYAWDVVNEAFADGGSGGRRDSNLQRTGNDWIEVAFRTARAADSGAKLCYNDYNIEDWSAAKTQGVYRMVQDFKSRGVPIDCVGFQAHFGSGGPPSSFQTTLANFAALGVDVQLTELDIAQASSSAYAATTRACLNVPRCAGITTWGIRDTDSWRSGENPLLFDGNGTKKAAYTGVLDALNAAPGTPTTTPTTPTTPTTPTTTTSTPQPGTCSAAVSLNAWNGGFVATVRVTAGSADLSAWTVTLTLPSGAAVTNSWNVQRSGDRWSNVSYNGHVGAGQYTEFGFQASGSGTPAVAGCG, encoded by the coding sequence ATGAAACTTTCCGCACTTCGCGCCGCGCTCGCGGCGACCGCTTCGGTGGCCGCGGTGGGCGCCACGCTGCTCACCGCGAACACCGCCAGCGCGGCGACCACGCTCGGCGCGTCCGCCGCGCAGAGCGGGCGCTACTTCGGCGCCGCCGTCGCCGCTTCGAAGCTCTCCGACAGCACCTACGTGTCCATTTTGGACCGCGAGTTCAGCATGGTGACGCCCGAAAACGAGATGAAGATGGACGCGACCGAGCCGGCGCAAGGTCAGTTCAGCTACACCAGCGCCGACCGGATCGTCACCCACGCGCTCGGCGCGGGCATGCGGATGCGCGGGCACACCCTCGCCTGGCACCAGCAGCAACCCGGCTGGATGCAGGGCATGGAGGGCAGCGCGCTGCGGCAGGCGCTGCTCAACCACATCACCCAGGTCGCGGGCCACTACAGCGGCAAGATCTACGCCTGGGACGTGGTGAACGAAGCCTTCGCCGACGGCGGTTCCGGCGGCCGCCGCGACTCCAACCTGCAGCGCACCGGCAACGACTGGATCGAGGTCGCCTTCCGGACCGCCCGTGCGGCCGATTCCGGCGCCAAACTCTGCTACAACGACTACAACATCGAAGACTGGTCGGCCGCCAAGACCCAGGGCGTCTACCGGATGGTGCAGGACTTCAAGTCCCGCGGCGTGCCGATCGACTGCGTCGGCTTCCAGGCCCACTTCGGCAGCGGCGGCCCGCCGAGCAGCTTCCAGACGACGCTGGCGAACTTCGCCGCGCTCGGCGTGGACGTGCAGCTGACCGAGCTGGACATCGCGCAGGCGTCGTCGAGCGCGTACGCCGCCACCACGCGCGCGTGCCTGAACGTCCCGCGGTGCGCCGGGATCACCACGTGGGGCATCCGCGACACCGATTCCTGGCGCTCGGGCGAAAACCCGCTGCTGTTCGACGGGAACGGGACCAAGAAGGCCGCGTACACCGGCGTCCTGGACGCGCTCAACGCGGCGCCGGGCACGCCGACCACCACCCCGACGACGCCGACCACGCCCACGACACCGACGACCACGACGAGCACGCCGCAGCCGGGTACGTGTTCCGCGGCGGTTTCGCTGAACGCGTGGAACGGCGGCTTCGTGGCGACCGTCCGGGTCACCGCGGGCTCGGCGGACCTCAGCGCGTGGACGGTCACGCTCACCCTGCCCTCGGGCGCGGCGGTGACCAACTCCTGGAACGTCCAGCGCAGCGGTGACCGGTGGTCG